In a single window of the Pongo abelii isolate AG06213 chromosome 1, NHGRI_mPonAbe1-v2.0_pri, whole genome shotgun sequence genome:
- the TADA1 gene encoding transcriptional adapter 1, which translates to MATFVSELEAAKKNLSEALGDNVKQYWANLKLWFKQKISKEEFDLEAHRLLTQDNVHSHNDFLLAILTRCQILVSTPDGAGSLPWPGGSAAKPGKPKGKKKLSSVRQKFDHRFQPQNPLSGAQQFVAKDPQDDDDLKLCSHTMMLPTRGQLEGRMIVTAYEHGLDNVTEEAVSAVVYAVENHLKDILTSVVSRRKAYRLRDGHFKYAFGSNVTPQPYLKNSVVAYNNLIESPPAFTAPCAGQNPASHPPPDDAEQQAALLLACSGDTLPASLPPVNMYDLFEALQVHREVIPTHTVYALNIERIITKLWHPNHEELQQDKVHRQRLAAKEGLLLC; encoded by the exons ATACTGGGCTAACCTAAAGCTGTGGTTCAAGCAGAAGATCAGCAAAGAGGAGTTTGACCTTGAAGCTCATAGACTTCTCACACAGGATAATG TCCATTCTCACAATGATTTCCTCCTGGCCATTCTCACGCGTTGTCAGATTTTGGTTTCTACACCAG ATGGTGCTGGATCTTTGCCCTGGCCAGGGGGTTCCGCAGCAAAACCTGGAAAAcccaagggaaagaaaaagctttcttCTGTTCGTCAGAAATTTGAT CATAGATTCCAGCCTCAAAATCCTCTCTCAGGAGCCCAGCAATTTGTGGCAAAGGATCCCCAAGATGATGACGACTTGAAACTTTGTTCCCACACAATGATGCTTCCCACTCGAGGCCAGCTTGAAGGGAGAATGATAGTGACTGCTTATGAGCATGGGCTGGACAATGTCACCGAGGAGGCTGTTTCAGCTGTTGTCTATGCTGTGGAG aATCACCTTAAAGATATACTGACGTCAGTTGTGTCAAGAAGGAAAGCTTATCGGTTACGAGATGGTCATTTTAAATATGCCTTTGGCAGTAACGTGACCCCGCAGCCATACCTGAAGAATAGTGTAGTAGCTTACAACAACTTAATAGAAAG cccTCCAGCTTTTACTGCTCCCTGTGCTGGTCAGAATCCAGCTTCTCACCCACCCCCTGATGATGCTGAGCAGCAGGCTGCACTCCTGCTGGCATGCTCCGGAGACACTCTACCTGCATCTTTGCCTCCGGTGAACATGTATGACCTTTTTGAAGCTTTGCAG GTGCACAGGGAAGTCATTCCTACACATACTGTCTATGCCCTTAACATTGAAAGGATCATCACGAAACTCTGGCATCCAAATCATGAAGAGCTGCAGCAAGACAAAGTTCACCGCCAGCGCTTGGCAGCCAAGGAGGGGCTTTTGCTGTGCTAA